In Acinetobacter sp. TGL-Y2, a genomic segment contains:
- a CDS encoding serine hydrolase domain-containing protein, protein MKLFSTNTHHVPADLHSITAIQHEVAPELGGMTQTQIDKIWHSVESLYRTGNHPMISMCLRRHGQILLNRSLGYSRIDVQHKKSEQVQDQHHVIATPDTPVCLFSASKIVNAMLVHLLNEQGKINLLDPVSHYIPEFAANGKRRATIFHLLSHRGGIPKIETEVTPELLFDREQILQHLYAAKPISRAGSQLSYHAVTAGYILGELVERVSGQDIREFLHEHIEKPMGMPFFNYGLKAEYRDQAALNYPTGIHPKLGTDLYLNRVLGGGLQLAVDVTNDTRFMDTVCPAGNIYTSAEQANRFFEMLLNGGRYQGKKILSPETVFRATLPTSNVTIDRSLLAPMRYALGPMLGSNPIGIFGPNTGQAFGHLGFSNILCWADPERDISISFLNTGKSVVGTHLPALANVLYQISKQCPKIPKEQRRSLFGSDQMESNIV, encoded by the coding sequence GTGAAATTATTTTCGACCAATACCCATCACGTCCCTGCTGACTTACACAGCATTACAGCCATACAGCATGAAGTTGCACCTGAGCTGGGCGGCATGACACAAACGCAAATTGATAAAATTTGGCACAGTGTCGAAAGCCTATACAGAACTGGAAATCATCCCATGATCAGTATGTGTCTAAGACGTCATGGACAGATCTTACTGAATCGCAGCCTGGGTTATAGCCGAATTGATGTTCAACATAAAAAATCAGAACAGGTTCAAGACCAGCATCATGTGATTGCAACGCCTGATACGCCCGTATGTTTATTTTCTGCATCAAAAATCGTCAATGCCATGTTGGTTCATTTACTGAATGAACAGGGCAAAATTAATTTGCTCGATCCCGTCAGCCATTACATTCCTGAATTTGCAGCCAACGGAAAACGTCGTGCCACAATCTTTCATTTATTGTCACATCGGGGTGGTATTCCCAAAATTGAAACTGAGGTGACGCCTGAGCTATTATTTGACCGCGAACAAATTTTACAGCATCTTTATGCGGCGAAACCGATTAGCCGTGCAGGATCACAACTGTCTTATCATGCCGTGACGGCAGGCTATATATTGGGAGAGTTGGTTGAGCGCGTGTCAGGACAAGATATTCGTGAGTTTTTGCATGAACATATTGAAAAACCTATGGGCATGCCCTTCTTTAATTATGGCTTAAAAGCTGAATATCGTGATCAAGCTGCATTGAATTATCCGACAGGAATACACCCTAAACTGGGTACAGATCTATATTTGAATCGCGTTTTGGGTGGTGGCTTACAACTGGCGGTGGATGTTACCAACGACACAAGATTTATGGATACCGTCTGCCCTGCTGGCAATATTTATACTTCCGCAGAACAAGCCAATCGTTTTTTTGAAATGCTGCTCAATGGCGGAAGGTATCAAGGTAAAAAGATTTTAAGCCCAGAAACAGTATTCCGAGCAACGCTTCCGACCTCAAATGTCACCATTGACCGAAGTCTCCTTGCGCCGATGCGTTATGCACTCGGTCCCATGCTGGGCAGCAACCCGATTGGAATTTTTGGCCCAAATACGGGTCAAGCCTTTGGTCATTTGGGTTTTTCTAACATTTTATGTTGGGCCGATCCTGAACGTGATATCAGTATCTCATTTTTAAATACGGGAAAATCTGTGGTCGGTACGCATTTACCTGCACTTGCCAATGTGCTTTATCAAATTTCAAAGCAATGTCCAAAAATTCCAAAAGAGCAAAGACGCTCCTTGTTTGGCTCAGATCAAATGGAATCCAACATTGTTTAA
- the recD gene encoding exodeoxyribonuclease V subunit alpha gives MENKQQRESQAPQWVRTWAEFILKQASNDIKQNEQSINLIEQILLATTQGDSCIEKPESALEQLHHLMVTDEQASHQQVAPFVSDEQYLYLYRYWSLEQRLALQVKRLKQQNIDPVDVQAFEHLLQDVHQKSALSMVAKNALNIITGGPGTGKTYTLARIIAVLSQAMPDIRIAMAAPTGKAAQRMKEAMQSSFADEKLNALGLVSARLKQQDTFTLHRLLGLGTQFKARFNLKQPLPYDVIVIDEASMLDLNLATLLFEAVPDHCRLILLGDANQLASVDVGSVLADLQNVDALAENCVNLITTRRFKAGARIGETAQFIQSAKYQTDSAQMLHAFEKQIVTAGELQPIPLKQGMNDVVQLEYITDQSTDQISAVALTQYYEKLSSGYQDYFHALDAYMQNGYTEENVPKVIDAFDRYRILTAIRYGELGLDRLNGEMQKALLKALPRIVKQGDWYIGRPVMMSYNDYQLGVSNGDIGLCFKHRTQADLFEVYFPSLDKWLPATRLPKSIQTAFALTIHKSQGSEFMHTTVVLDESATKLLSQELIYTAITRAKSVVSLLVSPNALRQALTIKTTRRSGLVNKMNKIVLSNI, from the coding sequence GTGGAAAATAAACAGCAACGTGAGAGTCAAGCACCGCAATGGGTGAGGACTTGGGCTGAATTCATTCTAAAACAGGCTTCAAATGATATAAAACAAAATGAACAATCCATTAATTTGATTGAGCAGATCCTGCTTGCCACTACGCAAGGCGACAGTTGTATTGAAAAACCAGAGTCAGCGCTTGAACAGCTGCATCATTTGATGGTGACAGATGAGCAAGCCAGCCACCAGCAGGTTGCGCCTTTTGTATCTGATGAGCAGTATCTGTATCTATATCGCTACTGGAGTTTAGAGCAGCGCTTGGCACTACAAGTTAAGCGTCTAAAACAGCAGAACATTGACCCTGTCGATGTACAGGCCTTTGAACATTTACTCCAAGACGTTCATCAAAAAAGTGCCCTAAGCATGGTCGCCAAAAATGCCTTAAATATCATCACGGGTGGTCCAGGCACAGGGAAGACTTATACTTTGGCGCGCATTATTGCGGTGCTCAGTCAAGCCATGCCCGATATTCGAATTGCCATGGCAGCGCCAACAGGTAAAGCTGCACAGCGCATGAAAGAAGCCATGCAAAGTTCATTTGCAGATGAAAAGCTGAATGCCTTGGGCTTGGTCTCAGCGCGTTTAAAACAACAAGACACATTCACCTTGCATCGACTTTTGGGTTTAGGCACGCAGTTCAAAGCCAGATTCAATCTGAAACAGCCGCTGCCGTATGATGTAATCGTGATTGATGAAGCGTCTATGCTGGATCTAAATTTGGCAACGCTACTATTTGAAGCCGTACCTGATCATTGTCGACTGATTTTATTGGGCGATGCCAATCAGTTGGCGTCTGTGGATGTCGGTTCTGTGTTGGCAGATTTACAAAATGTAGATGCGCTCGCAGAAAATTGCGTTAACTTGATCACCACGCGCCGATTTAAAGCAGGCGCACGCATTGGTGAAACTGCACAATTTATACAGTCCGCAAAGTATCAAACTGATTCTGCACAGATGCTCCATGCATTTGAAAAGCAAATTGTGACAGCGGGAGAGCTTCAGCCGATCCCTTTAAAGCAGGGGATGAATGATGTGGTGCAACTTGAGTACATCACAGATCAGAGCACAGACCAGATCAGTGCAGTTGCCTTAACTCAATATTATGAAAAACTCAGCTCAGGCTATCAAGATTACTTTCATGCATTAGATGCCTATATGCAAAATGGCTATACTGAGGAAAATGTGCCTAAGGTCATAGATGCTTTTGATCGCTACCGCATTTTAACGGCGATTCGCTATGGTGAATTGGGCTTAGATCGCTTAAATGGTGAAATGCAAAAAGCTTTACTTAAGGCACTGCCTCGAATTGTAAAGCAGGGCGATTGGTATATTGGACGTCCCGTAATGATGAGCTACAACGACTATCAGTTGGGGGTGTCAAATGGCGATATTGGTTTGTGTTTTAAGCACCGTACGCAAGCTGACCTGTTTGAAGTTTATTTTCCCAGTTTAGACAAATGGTTACCCGCAACACGCTTGCCGAAATCCATTCAAACGGCTTTTGCCTTAACCATTCATAAATCGCAAGGTTCTGAGTTTATGCATACGACTGTGGTTTTGGATGAATCTGCAACAAAACTCTTAAGCCAAGAGCTGATTTATACCGCAATAACCCGTGCAAAATCAGTCGTCAGTCTGCTGGTTAGTCCAAATGCGTTGCGACAAGCATTGACCATAAAAACCACGAGGCGCAGCGGTTTGGTCAATAAAATGAATAAGATAGTTTTATCAAACATTTAA
- a CDS encoding UvrD-helicase domain-containing protein produces MNTQKVSTQPIQDMQFSGLHWIEASAGTGKTYTLSSLMVRILLEKYLPNQVIATTFTRKAAAELKTRVRARLVETQKYFEGCRELTEQQVLVHAEQATDPLFHVLLKTFSNRIGYACERIKLVIDQLDELFVGTLDSFSQKLLREFAFESGKIEYATITDDAKQYSYQLIHDVLREWIQLQPQPTIDYLLLNKKLKSQDAYVAVVENSLNFASAHFQAVLPPVMDLEAFQQQIDAVLAVDLKQLESLSEYYSAEGQYIKILAKKWREQAKMQQFFQQELPEFFDALKQQGAYALFAAQYANTLKLITELTTKKPLNKCPEDVLNTFQQHSVIVALKAFIEALAKLNLDLDQLDSYLKYHLASEVKKRLPQVLQQKGETTFAQQIRTLAESLYGEQGQRFASYVHARYPLILVDEFQDTNQDQDDMLAQIWRHSKRVDQGCMIMVGDRKQAIYGFRGGDMLTFLKAHQDVFGKNGHAYHLIHNHRSVQPLVEVVDALFQRQIDFGEEVSYTPVQAGSRPHPALMDQQDINPSPLRWIQLEDKDTEAEQVAWNIRQLLNQSIQGQLSIDGSPARGLDENDIAVLSKNHDGLDKVQSALEYLGIAVNRPSKKSVFESQVARDVGAVLSAIMHPFDEAKIKRALLSRLLGFNLHKLIQLEMQPDGLSRYIERFDQIREVWLNQGFLTAWQLCLNQFQVWMLLVEKQSRDNERAVVNLRHLTETLSQHSETYQGAQNLYHWYLKQLTAPMQREWEMERKLSNDAGVQLMTIHQSKGLEFKIVFLLGADKSVTEINKTLNFSKAERIHPQTGKVEEHRVVAIHDKNSLDEVAIAQHEERNLAEHRRLWYVALTRASHRVYAMLSDSKGTSTTGLAFWRGHGADVFTHPYSVSEPLLTEKPPKLKSNSTAVNAELQADPFPLQRFYPRAKTSFSYLAQHLTRKQIQDALAVMDTEQSSAEDEVHQPLTQVDTSQTLSQELSHQPIAWIKANFPMGTLAGNFLHEIFEHIDFQNSAYWALELKRRLKNDYSILWRELLEKVAKAFPQASEPEALLMDLMVTWLAEILSTPILNQFKLSQLNPDQHLAEFPFYLALSDRILAIPRIHQLFQEYGIVMPEFKDAHSARYLKGEIDLVFFDGQRYHIADYKSNFLGLSQESYQVSAIQESMSHASYWLQAGLYLVALHRYLKIQLRDYHIERDLGGASYLYLRGMNGHAEQGYVYWKPEDEFILRLDAILGHFTDDKNIKTA; encoded by the coding sequence ATGAACACACAAAAGGTCTCAACTCAACCGATACAGGATATGCAATTTAGTGGTCTACACTGGATTGAAGCCTCAGCAGGAACCGGTAAAACCTATACGCTATCGAGTCTGATGGTACGGATTTTATTGGAAAAATATTTACCCAATCAGGTGATTGCCACTACTTTTACCCGAAAGGCTGCTGCAGAATTAAAAACACGAGTACGCGCACGTTTGGTTGAAACCCAAAAGTATTTTGAGGGCTGTAGAGAACTGACAGAACAGCAGGTCTTGGTTCACGCTGAACAAGCCACTGATCCCTTGTTTCACGTCTTGCTCAAGACATTTTCAAATCGAATTGGCTATGCCTGTGAGCGAATTAAATTGGTCATTGATCAGTTGGATGAGCTTTTTGTGGGGACGCTGGACAGTTTTAGTCAAAAGTTGCTGCGTGAATTTGCTTTTGAAAGTGGCAAAATCGAATATGCGACTATTACCGATGATGCCAAACAGTATAGTTATCAGCTGATTCATGATGTCTTGCGTGAATGGATTCAGTTACAGCCCCAGCCTACGATTGATTATTTACTGTTAAATAAAAAACTAAAATCGCAAGATGCCTATGTCGCTGTGGTTGAAAATAGTTTGAACTTTGCCTCTGCGCATTTTCAAGCTGTTTTACCACCTGTCATGGATCTTGAAGCGTTTCAGCAACAGATTGACGCTGTCTTGGCAGTGGATTTAAAGCAACTGGAAAGCTTGTCTGAATATTATTCAGCTGAAGGTCAATACATTAAAATATTGGCAAAAAAATGGCGTGAACAGGCCAAAATGCAGCAGTTTTTTCAACAGGAATTGCCTGAATTTTTTGATGCGTTAAAACAGCAAGGCGCGTATGCGCTGTTCGCTGCGCAATATGCCAACACTTTAAAGCTGATCACGGAACTCACCACGAAGAAACCCTTAAACAAATGTCCTGAAGATGTACTGAATACCTTTCAACAACATTCGGTGATTGTGGCTTTAAAGGCTTTTATTGAAGCGCTCGCCAAGCTAAATTTGGATTTAGATCAGCTAGACAGTTATTTAAAATATCATCTTGCCAGTGAAGTGAAAAAACGCTTACCGCAAGTACTACAGCAAAAGGGTGAAACCACCTTTGCACAGCAAATCCGCACCCTTGCTGAGTCTTTATACGGTGAGCAAGGGCAACGCTTTGCCAGCTACGTCCATGCACGATATCCACTCATTTTGGTCGATGAATTTCAAGACACCAATCAGGATCAGGACGACATGCTGGCGCAGATTTGGCGTCATTCAAAGCGGGTTGATCAGGGCTGTATGATCATGGTCGGAGATCGTAAACAAGCAATTTACGGTTTCCGCGGTGGTGACATGCTGACTTTCTTAAAAGCGCATCAGGATGTTTTTGGAAAAAACGGTCATGCTTATCATTTGATTCATAATCACCGTTCGGTTCAGCCCTTGGTTGAAGTGGTCGATGCATTGTTTCAACGTCAAATTGATTTTGGCGAAGAGGTCAGTTATACCCCGGTGCAAGCGGGTAGTCGTCCACATCCTGCATTGATGGATCAGCAAGACATCAATCCATCGCCACTGCGCTGGATTCAACTTGAAGATAAAGATACTGAAGCCGAACAAGTCGCTTGGAACATTCGACAGCTCTTAAATCAATCTATTCAAGGCCAGTTAAGCATTGACGGTAGTCCTGCACGTGGTTTAGATGAAAATGATATTGCAGTGTTGTCTAAAAACCATGATGGCTTAGATAAAGTTCAATCTGCGCTTGAGTATTTAGGCATAGCGGTTAATCGACCTTCTAAAAAAAGCGTGTTTGAAAGCCAAGTGGCACGGGATGTGGGCGCGGTGCTCAGTGCCATCATGCACCCCTTTGATGAAGCCAAAATTAAACGTGCGCTACTCAGTCGGCTGTTGGGTTTTAATTTACATAAGTTGATCCAACTTGAGATGCAGCCCGATGGCTTAAGTCGCTACATTGAGCGATTTGATCAGATTCGTGAAGTGTGGCTGAATCAAGGCTTTCTTACTGCATGGCAATTGTGTCTGAATCAATTTCAGGTCTGGATGCTGTTGGTTGAAAAGCAAAGCCGAGACAATGAACGTGCGGTGGTGAACCTGCGTCATTTGACTGAAACGCTGAGTCAGCACAGTGAAACCTATCAAGGTGCGCAGAATCTATATCATTGGTATTTAAAGCAGCTTACCGCACCGATGCAACGTGAATGGGAAATGGAACGTAAGCTCTCCAATGACGCAGGTGTACAGCTCATGACCATTCACCAATCTAAAGGCTTAGAGTTTAAAATCGTCTTTTTATTGGGGGCAGATAAGTCCGTTACCGAAATCAATAAAACCCTCAATTTTTCTAAAGCAGAGCGGATTCATCCCCAGACTGGCAAAGTTGAAGAGCATCGTGTGGTCGCCATTCATGATAAAAATAGCCTAGATGAAGTCGCGATTGCACAGCATGAAGAGCGTAATTTAGCCGAGCATCGGCGCTTATGGTACGTGGCATTGACGCGTGCAAGTCACCGCGTGTATGCCATGTTGAGTGATAGTAAAGGCACTTCCACCACTGGTTTGGCTTTTTGGCGGGGACATGGCGCGGACGTATTTACCCATCCTTATAGTGTTAGCGAGCCGTTACTCACTGAAAAACCACCAAAATTAAAATCGAATTCGACAGCGGTGAACGCTGAGCTACAGGCAGATCCTTTTCCGCTACAACGGTTTTATCCACGTGCAAAAACAAGTTTTAGTTATTTGGCACAGCATCTGACCCGAAAGCAAATTCAAGATGCTTTGGCCGTCATGGACACTGAACAAAGCAGTGCAGAGGATGAAGTGCATCAGCCTTTAACTCAGGTCGACACGAGTCAGACGCTGAGTCAAGAATTGAGTCATCAGCCAATTGCATGGATCAAAGCCAATTTCCCCATGGGCACGCTGGCAGGCAATTTCTTGCATGAGATTTTTGAGCATATTGATTTTCAAAATTCAGCGTATTGGGCACTGGAGCTCAAACGCCGTTTAAAAAATGATTATTCAATTTTATGGCGTGAGTTACTGGAAAAGGTGGCCAAAGCATTTCCACAAGCATCTGAACCTGAAGCTTTATTGATGGATTTAATGGTGACTTGGCTGGCTGAGATTTTAAGCACACCCATTTTAAATCAGTTCAAACTGAGTCAATTAAATCCAGATCAGCATTTGGCTGAATTTCCATTTTATTTGGCGCTTTCAGATCGTATCTTAGCAATTCCCCGTATTCATCAATTGTTCCAAGAATACGGCATTGTGATGCCTGAGTTTAAAGATGCACATTCAGCGCGTTATCTCAAAGGTGAGATTGACTTGGTGTTCTTCGATGGTCAGCGATACCATATTGCGGATTATAAAAGTAATTTTTTAGGTTTGAGTCAAGAAAGCTATCAAGTCAGTGCAATTCAAGAGAGCATGAGCCATGCCAGTTATTGGTTGCAGGCCGGATTATATTTGGTGGCACTACATCGTTATCTAAAAATTCAGTTGCGGGATTATCACATTGAACGAGATTTGGGCGGTGCAAGCTATTTGTATTTACGCGGTATGAATGGTCACGCGGAACAAGGTTATGTCTACTGGAAACCAGAGGATGAATTTATTTTAAGACTTGATGCAATTTTGGGTCATTTTACTGATGATAAAAACATCAAAACAGCGTGA
- a CDS encoding exodeoxyribonuclease V subunit gamma translates to MGIHVIQSQQIDVLVQGVLLRIQQPSKNPFAVLGTEHFVVPSPAIQEWLTQTIAEQQGISANSQFHQRIRGFQWFCYQQVLDDKDHVRKANIPRLMMKWRIYQTLKTFIDSDDNPLNADHPLFAIVQRIYDSASRLEQSVEKQLKKQSMLYWVSEQVSKLFSNYMQYRGDCQRNCEALCTCPTNWLSQWGANQALDIEQLFPQNKEQDVSFKFNQAQELEQWQRWLWQHTFHDDFVEMQSIDVEFWKVMDDKTSRFEALKNLPEQVIIFTLLDLAPSQLQFLRRLGQYLDVLILHYNPSQEYWADSVDPNWKKRYDLSVKERFIAKNPKASDDDIARFFDAFTLNFNAEVRESRHPLLTRFGKQARDHFSILSNLSSGEEGQWIDAFVDEYPSHLLGKLQSDILYLVEPEQQAYVLAEDDDSIQIHVCHSSLRQLEVLKEQLIHWLAQGTPEHPRRPSDILVLAPDLKQMEPLIRSVFPQSSFQDGVFLPVKIAGVTQIDVNNAWRAILGRIQLVTGRFSLEDFADWLSLSATQIRYALDIDSTERMVELLVNAGFKRGLDAEHLQQSLSADDQDYRFSFKFALDRLALGVAIPEHTIFDETLSFAHVLSSDFELIAQLIEIYQDFAVRRDWMLMHEQGLRKPVEQWLDILKQEIEEFQNSGVETLQAVHKIVKKQYTMLTLSYNYEKDKPQQHELYHIQLPLPYLLEEIQSTLDSQLEQALPTGQITFSQIGHIRPLPYKLMVVLNLDSGKFPNRNTQVPFDLMSLLKPQLGDRSRLEDDQGAFLDAVLLAQQNLWLFYNGFDVSDSEVREPSSVLQELISHLAFITRAANTTLDAETSEVKTDSASTLYLNEIEVATHIQQLYQVHPLQPFDPMGFDGRSIRRYQDQWFEVAKQLGQATHKREPWVNEIYVRPAENGTVIDAGQWIQDITFPARLYLKTLGVENLKPQDIPAQHEPLVLDGLGRYAIRDFLQQQASHDAGLDLRILQDQLPVGKVQHSVLNMSLAEQDSLKQRLHQYATEVTQTTQRQWRIRPDFTMSITVPKNAVSTWVSLDASSGRAKRRAKVWLEYLLWLTFLNLDDQRSAKFERIAVLSDVTIVNSGLTTTQAKTYLKAWLDAYDYAQQQPLVLPAALLLLLAEKGKALEWQSDEFGKSTIANFKDLQKEWDKSDSFLPFALADMEWSKKHRDWQFILQEQDTTALLQDACDSYAYDLYQPIYLHQTVVEK, encoded by the coding sequence ATGGGGATTCATGTTATTCAAAGCCAGCAAATTGATGTGTTGGTGCAAGGCGTATTGCTGCGTATTCAGCAGCCGTCCAAGAATCCTTTTGCTGTCCTGGGCACTGAACATTTTGTGGTTCCAAGCCCCGCTATTCAAGAGTGGCTGACCCAAACCATTGCAGAACAACAAGGCATAAGTGCCAACAGTCAATTTCATCAGCGTATTCGCGGCTTTCAATGGTTTTGTTATCAGCAGGTGTTAGACGACAAAGACCATGTGCGTAAGGCGAACATTCCACGTTTGATGATGAAGTGGCGTATTTATCAAACCTTAAAAACCTTTATTGATAGTGATGACAATCCGCTCAACGCTGATCATCCTTTATTTGCAATTGTGCAGCGGATTTATGACAGTGCTTCAAGGCTTGAACAAAGTGTCGAAAAACAACTCAAAAAACAAAGCATGTTGTATTGGGTGTCTGAGCAAGTCTCTAAACTGTTCAGTAATTACATGCAGTACCGCGGGGACTGTCAAAGAAATTGTGAAGCGCTATGTACTTGCCCGACCAACTGGTTGAGCCAGTGGGGTGCAAACCAAGCCTTAGATATTGAACAGTTATTTCCACAAAATAAAGAACAAGATGTTAGTTTTAAATTCAACCAAGCACAAGAGTTAGAGCAGTGGCAGCGCTGGTTATGGCAGCATACGTTTCATGATGATTTTGTTGAAATGCAAAGTATTGATGTTGAATTTTGGAAGGTCATGGATGATAAAACTTCACGATTCGAAGCACTAAAAAATTTACCAGAACAGGTGATTATTTTTACCTTGTTGGATTTAGCGCCCTCCCAATTGCAGTTTTTACGGCGCTTGGGTCAGTATCTGGATGTGCTGATTTTGCACTACAACCCTTCGCAAGAATACTGGGCAGACAGTGTCGATCCAAATTGGAAAAAACGTTATGACTTAAGTGTCAAAGAGCGATTTATTGCGAAAAATCCCAAAGCGTCCGATGATGACATTGCGCGTTTTTTTGATGCCTTTACCTTAAATTTCAATGCCGAAGTGCGCGAATCACGCCATCCCTTATTGACCCGTTTTGGTAAACAAGCCCGTGATCATTTTTCGATCTTATCCAATCTGTCTTCAGGTGAAGAGGGGCAGTGGATTGATGCCTTTGTGGATGAATATCCGAGCCATCTGTTAGGCAAATTACAATCCGATATTTTGTATCTGGTGGAGCCTGAACAGCAAGCTTATGTGCTAGCGGAAGATGATGATTCGATTCAAATTCATGTTTGTCATTCGAGCCTAAGACAATTAGAAGTATTAAAAGAACAATTGATTCATTGGTTGGCACAAGGCACGCCTGAACATCCACGACGTCCCAGTGATATTTTGGTTTTAGCACCCGATTTAAAACAAATGGAACCGCTGATTCGGAGTGTTTTTCCGCAAAGCAGTTTCCAAGACGGCGTGTTCTTGCCTGTGAAAATTGCAGGGGTGACTCAAATTGATGTCAACAATGCTTGGCGCGCTATACTGGGACGCATTCAACTGGTCACGGGACGCTTTAGCTTAGAAGACTTTGCGGATTGGCTTAGCCTTAGTGCCACACAGATTCGTTATGCGCTGGATATTGACAGCACTGAGCGCATGGTGGAGCTATTGGTAAACGCAGGCTTTAAACGTGGACTAGACGCTGAACATTTACAACAAAGTTTAAGCGCAGATGATCAAGATTATCGCTTTAGTTTCAAATTTGCATTGGATCGTTTGGCACTCGGTGTTGCAATCCCTGAACATACGATATTTGATGAGACTTTAAGCTTTGCGCATGTACTGAGTAGTGATTTTGAATTGATTGCTCAGCTGATTGAAATTTATCAAGACTTTGCTGTGCGCCGTGATTGGATGCTCATGCATGAGCAAGGTTTGCGTAAACCGGTTGAGCAGTGGCTTGATATTTTAAAACAAGAGATTGAAGAGTTTCAAAATTCAGGGGTTGAAACCCTACAAGCCGTGCATAAAATCGTGAAAAAGCAGTACACCATGCTGACTCTGTCTTATAATTATGAAAAAGACAAACCGCAGCAGCATGAGTTGTATCATATTCAATTGCCCTTGCCGTATTTACTTGAAGAAATTCAAAGCACTCTAGACAGTCAACTTGAACAGGCACTTCCTACAGGACAAATCACCTTTAGTCAGATTGGGCATATTCGTCCGCTACCTTATAAGTTGATGGTGGTGCTGAATTTGGACAGCGGAAAATTTCCAAACCGAAATACTCAAGTGCCCTTTGATTTGATGAGTTTACTCAAACCCCAACTCGGTGATCGTTCACGCTTAGAAGATGATCAGGGTGCATTTTTAGATGCCGTTTTGTTGGCACAGCAAAATTTATGGCTGTTTTATAATGGTTTTGATGTGAGCGATAGTGAAGTGCGTGAGCCTTCAAGTGTCTTGCAAGAGTTGATCAGCCATTTGGCTTTCATTACTCGCGCAGCAAATACCACACTTGATGCCGAAACTTCTGAGGTCAAGACTGATTCAGCTTCGACTCTTTATTTAAATGAGATTGAGGTGGCGACCCATATTCAACAGCTGTATCAGGTTCATCCTTTACAGCCTTTTGATCCGATGGGGTTTGATGGCAGATCTATCCGCCGTTATCAAGATCAATGGTTTGAGGTGGCAAAACAACTGGGGCAGGCAACCCACAAGCGCGAACCATGGGTCAATGAGATCTATGTCAGACCCGCTGAAAACGGCACAGTGATTGATGCCGGGCAATGGATTCAAGATATCACTTTCCCCGCACGTTTATATTTGAAAACTTTGGGCGTGGAAAATTTAAAACCGCAAGATATACCTGCACAACACGAGCCTTTGGTGTTGGATGGTTTAGGACGCTATGCGATACGGGATTTCCTACAGCAACAAGCCAGTCATGACGCAGGCTTGGATCTACGGATTCTGCAAGATCAGTTGCCTGTGGGTAAAGTCCAGCACAGTGTTTTAAACATGAGCTTGGCAGAGCAAGACAGCCTAAAACAAAGACTGCATCAGTATGCAACTGAAGTGACCCAAACCACGCAGCGCCAATGGCGTATTCGACCTGATTTCACCATGAGCATTACCGTCCCTAAAAATGCAGTCAGCACGTGGGTCAGCTTAGATGCATCGAGTGGGCGTGCCAAACGCCGGGCCAAAGTCTGGCTTGAATATTTATTATGGTTAACTTTTTTAAACTTAGACGATCAGCGTTCAGCAAAATTCGAACGTATTGCAGTGTTGAGTGATGTCACTATTGTGAATAGTGGTTTAACCACTACGCAAGCGAAAACGTATTTAAAGGCTTGGCTAGATGCTTATGACTACGCCCAGCAACAGCCCTTGGTATTGCCTGCGGCACTGTTGCTGTTATTGGCTGAAAAAGGCAAAGCGCTGGAATGGCAAAGCGATGAATTTGGCAAATCCACCATTGCCAACTTTAAAGACCTACAAAAAGAATGGGACAAGAGCGATTCATTTTTGCCTTTTGCTTTGGCCGATATGGAATGGAGTAAAAAGCATCGTGACTGGCAATTTATTTTGCAAGAGCAGGACACCACCGCCTTACTTCAAGATGCCTGCGATAGCTACGCTTATGATTTATATCAGCCAATTTATCTACATCAAACGGTGGTTGAGAAATAA